From the Oxobacter pfennigii genome, one window contains:
- a CDS encoding monovalent cation/H+ antiporter complex subunit F, producing MIMLYVSIFLLSFTIVLLIIRAITGPKIGDRLIAINAISTKIIMLLLIISFLFNETYFVDVAFIYSSIGFLASIVISKYNEFLSRRAI from the coding sequence ATGATAATGCTTTATGTTTCGATATTTCTTCTGTCCTTTACTATAGTGCTTTTGATAATAAGGGCAATAACAGGACCTAAGATCGGAGACAGGCTTATTGCTATAAATGCCATAAGCACAAAAATAATAATGCTTTTATTGATTATTTCATTTTTATTTAATGAGACTTATTTTGTGGATGTTGCCTTTATCTATTCTTCAATAGGCTTTTTAGCCTCCATTGTCATTTCCAAATACAATGAGTTTTTATCAAGGAGGGCCATATGA
- a CDS encoding Na+/H+ antiporter subunit E has product MGYSILIFLLYWIVLSERFTLEGILTGSFIAMFVIFINKALREDYKPGINFNLKKMTYGIKYILILIKEVIIANINVAKVILSPALKISPVMIKIKTDIKSEFLKTLYCNSITLTPGTITVMTDKDTLLIHCLKEDYAKGLQNSEMKNIIARLEGNI; this is encoded by the coding sequence TTGGGCTATTCAATTTTGATTTTCCTTCTCTACTGGATTGTATTATCCGAAAGATTTACCCTTGAAGGAATTTTAACCGGAAGCTTCATTGCCATGTTTGTTATTTTTATAAACAAGGCATTGAGAGAGGATTACAAACCCGGAATTAATTTTAACCTAAAAAAAATGACTTATGGAATCAAATATATTCTCATCCTGATTAAAGAAGTGATAATTGCCAATATAAATGTGGCAAAGGTAATTTTAAGCCCTGCTTTAAAAATATCTCCCGTCATGATAAAAATAAAAACGGATATAAAATCCGAATTTCTAAAAACTCTCTATTGCAATTCCATTACCTTAACCCCTGGAACCATAACTGTAATGACTGATAAAGATACATTGCTCATTCATTGCCTCAAAGAAGATTATGCAAAAGGACTTCAAAATTCAGAAATGAAAAATATTATTGCTAGGCTGGAGGGGAATATATGA
- a CDS encoding sigma-54-dependent Fis family transcriptional regulator produces MTYKRLLNKNQEVIKKWELFVRENILDAGSIRSVIAESWVRCKGYAIDPYDGSKLVQLTEQELKKKYDEFMPLLVTAKPFMGSLYKIIENSEFVIRLTDREGYVLEHIGEEHLIKIYNPLSLGDGYNIREEITGTNAIGISLITGEPIQVVGGEHYIKQYHEWTSSACPIKDEQGNILGVLSITGSYEQVHPHTLGMVVAAAEAIEKELKLENSNRRLKLINERFYQITESISEGIVAIDQSGMIINMNRFARKLLGYGEKEAAGKYIKDIIAEGNKENIINDISHGIKYEEEEINLKGKNGRKKICIANITPIKIISNKELIGCVITFREKRVVHSLVNKIVGANARFTFDDILGKSQAIRHAKRMAKIAATMDATILLLGESGTGKEMFAQAIHNDSKRRDYPFVFLNCGAIPRDLVSSELFGYEEGAFTGSIKGGRAGKFELADGGTIFLDEIGDMPLDSQAHLLRVLEDHKVVRIGGHDIIPVDVRVIAATNKDLSREVEIGNFRRDLYYRLNVMPISTPNLRDRKEDIDLLVDYFIKKFCVTTGKSIKKISDSFYGVMNSYDWPGNVRELQNAIQLILNIAEDNSTLTDNDIPNNYKYSIKTDGFKIKGRLLTLDEIEKQAIEKTIEETEGNLRMTAKILGIGRSTLYRKMKKYNINIEYVLT; encoded by the coding sequence TTGACTTATAAAAGGCTGCTGAATAAAAATCAGGAAGTTATAAAAAAGTGGGAGCTCTTTGTAAGGGAAAATATATTGGATGCAGGAAGCATAAGGAGCGTAATTGCGGAATCCTGGGTAAGGTGCAAAGGCTATGCAATTGACCCGTATGACGGAAGCAAGCTGGTTCAGCTGACAGAACAGGAACTTAAGAAGAAGTATGATGAATTTATGCCTCTTCTTGTCACCGCAAAGCCATTTATGGGGAGCTTATATAAAATAATAGAGAATTCGGAATTCGTAATCCGTCTTACAGACAGAGAAGGATACGTTTTAGAGCATATAGGAGAAGAACATTTGATCAAAATATACAATCCACTAAGCTTGGGAGACGGCTATAACATAAGAGAAGAAATAACAGGTACCAATGCCATAGGCATATCCCTTATAACAGGTGAACCTATACAGGTTGTGGGAGGAGAGCATTATATCAAGCAATATCATGAATGGACTTCGTCTGCATGCCCAATTAAGGATGAGCAGGGGAATATTTTAGGGGTTTTAAGCATAACAGGAAGCTATGAACAGGTTCATCCTCACACCTTAGGAATGGTGGTGGCAGCTGCCGAAGCCATTGAAAAGGAGCTTAAATTAGAAAACTCCAATAGGAGGCTTAAGCTTATTAATGAACGGTTTTATCAAATAACCGAATCCATATCGGAAGGAATTGTAGCCATTGACCAAAGCGGCATGATAATAAATATGAACAGGTTTGCGAGAAAACTTTTAGGTTACGGCGAAAAAGAGGCAGCAGGCAAATATATAAAGGATATAATTGCTGAGGGAAACAAAGAGAACATAATTAATGACATAAGTCACGGTATAAAGTATGAAGAAGAGGAAATAAACTTAAAGGGTAAAAACGGCAGAAAGAAAATATGCATTGCAAACATAACTCCCATAAAGATAATATCAAATAAAGAATTAATTGGATGTGTCATAACCTTCAGGGAAAAAAGAGTAGTTCACAGTCTGGTTAATAAAATAGTCGGGGCAAATGCCAGGTTTACCTTTGATGATATATTAGGAAAGAGCCAGGCAATAAGACATGCTAAAAGGATGGCAAAGATTGCGGCTACCATGGATGCCACTATACTTCTTTTAGGGGAGAGCGGTACCGGTAAAGAGATGTTTGCCCAAGCCATTCATAACGACAGCAAAAGAAGGGATTACCCCTTTGTGTTCTTAAATTGCGGTGCCATACCAAGGGATTTGGTGTCAAGCGAATTATTCGGCTATGAGGAAGGGGCATTTACAGGCTCCATAAAAGGGGGAAGGGCAGGAAAATTTGAACTGGCTGACGGAGGAACAATATTTTTAGATGAGATAGGAGATATGCCTCTTGATTCACAGGCACATCTTTTAAGAGTATTAGAGGATCACAAGGTTGTGAGAATAGGAGGACATGATATAATTCCTGTCGATGTAAGGGTCATTGCCGCCACAAATAAAGATTTATCCAGGGAAGTGGAGATTGGCAATTTCAGGCGGGATTTATATTACAGGCTTAACGTTATGCCTATAAGCACTCCTAATTTAAGAGACAGAAAAGAAGATATAGACCTTTTGGTGGATTACTTCATAAAAAAATTCTGCGTCACAACAGGAAAGAGCATTAAAAAAATAAGCGACAGCTTTTACGGAGTCATGAACAGCTATGACTGGCCGGGAAATGTGAGGGAGCTTCAAAATGCAATTCAGCTTATATTAAATATTGCAGAGGACAACAGCACTTTGACAGATAATGATATACCCAATAATTATAAATACTCAATAAAGACCGACGGCTTTAAAATAAAGGGGCGGCTTTTAACATTGGATGAAATAGAGAAACAGGCCATAGAGAAAACCATTGAAGAAACAGAGGGCAATTTGAGGATGACGGCAAAAATACTGGGAATTGGACGCAGTACATTGTACAGAAAGATGAAGAAATACAATATAAATATAGAATATGTATTGACATGA
- a CDS encoding FAD-dependent oxidoreductase produces MTSKHIVILGAGYGGVHAAKLLSKKYKKYHSVKITLIDRNPFHTLMTELHEVAGGRVEADSVQVDLFKIFNKSRVNLVIDEITKVDTDSNVVTTLNGEYKYDYLIIGTGSEPAYFGTPGVKEHGFSLWSLKDALKIRHHIENMFDKARYEKDEKKRRAMLTFIVAGAGFTGIEMIGELVDHSKVLAKKYDIDPKEIKLINVEAVGRILNMLDEGGAQKVANWLTKHGVDLMLNSPITEVTPDNITLKDGKVIDTKTLIWTCGIQGCGFAKEFGIPVNNRNRLNANEYMQSLEKPNVYLVGDCAWVEEGQAKSLPQIVEAAVQTAETAAHNIIADMEMGTKKPFKSNYHGFMVSVGSHYCVANVGGMKMSGFFAMATKHLVNLHYLFGVGGFYLIIKYLRHEFFNMKDKRSFLGGHLSAKVNALWLFFLRVFTGAMWLHEGLVKVNEGWFKEVKIPMFLDATSSASAAAESTSTVVPLISSPPAFFTAFMEILKPFGFYFQIMIVCMEIAIGLALLAGLFTFLASAASVFLCLNFIISAMAGLEIVWFIAAGIALMGGAGRTLGLDYFVMPWLQKLLSRYWFGKRKAA; encoded by the coding sequence ATGACATCAAAACACATTGTCATTCTGGGCGCTGGTTATGGCGGCGTACATGCGGCCAAATTGCTCAGCAAGAAGTATAAGAAGTATCACAGTGTTAAAATTACTTTGATTGACAGAAATCCCTTCCACACTCTTATGACTGAGCTTCATGAAGTTGCCGGCGGCAGAGTTGAAGCTGATTCAGTACAGGTGGACTTATTTAAGATTTTTAATAAATCAAGAGTCAATCTTGTAATAGACGAAATCACAAAAGTTGACACTGACAGCAATGTAGTAACTACTCTTAACGGAGAATATAAGTATGATTATCTGATTATAGGTACAGGAAGTGAACCTGCATACTTTGGAACTCCCGGAGTTAAGGAGCATGGTTTCTCTCTTTGGTCCTTGAAGGATGCTTTAAAAATCAGGCATCATATTGAAAATATGTTTGATAAAGCACGTTATGAAAAAGATGAAAAGAAAAGGCGTGCAATGCTTACATTCATCGTTGCAGGTGCTGGTTTCACAGGTATAGAAATGATTGGTGAACTCGTTGACCACTCAAAGGTATTAGCTAAAAAATATGACATCGATCCTAAAGAAATCAAGCTTATTAACGTTGAAGCAGTAGGCAGGATTCTTAACATGCTGGATGAAGGCGGAGCTCAAAAGGTTGCAAACTGGCTTACAAAGCACGGCGTTGACCTTATGTTAAACTCCCCAATAACTGAAGTTACACCTGATAATATCACATTAAAAGATGGCAAGGTTATTGATACAAAGACTCTCATCTGGACTTGCGGTATCCAGGGGTGCGGATTCGCTAAGGAATTCGGTATTCCTGTAAACAACAGAAACAGATTGAATGCAAACGAATATATGCAATCCCTCGAAAAACCAAATGTTTACCTTGTTGGTGACTGTGCTTGGGTTGAGGAAGGACAGGCCAAAAGTCTTCCTCAGATAGTTGAAGCTGCTGTTCAGACAGCTGAAACTGCAGCACATAATATAATAGCTGACATGGAAATGGGGACAAAGAAACCATTCAAATCAAACTATCACGGTTTCATGGTTTCAGTTGGCAGCCACTATTGTGTAGCCAATGTTGGCGGAATGAAAATGTCAGGATTCTTTGCAATGGCAACTAAACACCTTGTAAACTTACATTACCTCTTCGGAGTAGGCGGATTCTATTTAATCATTAAATATCTCCGTCACGAATTCTTCAATATGAAGGACAAGAGATCATTCTTAGGCGGTCATTTATCTGCTAAAGTAAACGCATTATGGTTGTTCTTCTTAAGAGTATTTACAGGGGCTATGTGGCTCCATGAAGGTCTGGTCAAGGTTAACGAAGGATGGTTTAAGGAAGTTAAGATTCCAATGTTTTTAGATGCGACTTCAAGTGCTTCAGCCGCTGCTGAATCAACAAGCACTGTTGTGCCTTTGATAAGCTCTCCACCGGCTTTCTTTACAGCCTTTATGGAAATATTAAAGCCTTTTGGCTTCTATTTCCAGATTATGATTGTATGTATGGAAATAGCTATCGGACTTGCATTATTGGCCGGATTGTTCACATTCCTTGCCAGTGCGGCTTCAGTATTCCTCTGCTTAAACTTCATAATCTCCGCTATGGCCGGACTTGAAATAGTATGGTTTATAGCAGCCGGAATCGCTTTAATGGGCGGCGCCGGAAGAACTTTAGGACTTGATTACTTCGTAATGCCGTGGCTTCAGAAACTGCTGTCCCGATATTGGTTCGGTAAACGAAAAGCTGCGTAA
- the dmpI gene encoding 4-oxalocrotonate tautomerase DmpI, which translates to MPTIKIEMTKQTKEKKQEIIEKVTQTMHEVTNIPKQSFSIYINEYDADSIGVGGVLLSERHKQG; encoded by the coding sequence ATGCCAACTATTAAAATTGAAATGACAAAGCAAACTAAGGAAAAGAAACAGGAGATAATAGAGAAGGTCACACAAACCATGCATGAAGTGACCAACATACCAAAGCAGTCCTTTTCAATATACATAAACGAATACGATGCTGACAGCATAGGTGTGGGCGGAGTGCTTTTATCCGAACGCCACAAACAGGGATAA
- a CDS encoding MFS transporter: MKKPLSKAIKTFYGVGDLGFSLMTSVELYLFVFFLTNVAKFSLPMVALIGSVTSIVDAVLSPFYGAIISGTKPMKWGRNRSWMLIAPPAVVVLYMFQYTKIGPEPVAAFLVCAGFILSHIIWNIAWVGNVSLISVLANNPEERGLLASRRATYSALAGVFYSYIGSPLAQWLGVVTGNEVLGYSLLAGIMAATMLIGYWTVFKITDGYEVEENTAKSSAAPKAEKVSGGVMLKMVFQNPPLLVLLLGDFFRYMVNFIMTAAAAYYFTYVAQNMALLPVYLLIGAIAQVIGSYASGPVAKALSSRNATVVGLFGLAASLILCKFVAMNVTMFFVVVSVVRFFLGVLTAVMVALYSDVSVYGEWKTGKNATPFIMGLMNLSLKSAVIARGTIIPIVLSAAGFVAGADPATASLELKNAVINVFLFIPGIFALISALILAIGYRLTKEKLAGYQAEIDKRKAQAA; the protein is encoded by the coding sequence ATGAAAAAACCACTAAGTAAAGCCATAAAGACGTTCTATGGTGTTGGTGATCTTGGTTTCTCACTGATGACCAGCGTAGAACTCTATTTATTCGTATTCTTTCTAACAAATGTTGCAAAGTTTTCGCTGCCAATGGTTGCTCTTATAGGTTCCGTAACAAGTATAGTTGATGCAGTTTTATCTCCCTTCTATGGCGCTATAATAAGTGGTACCAAGCCTATGAAATGGGGACGTAACCGTTCCTGGATGCTTATTGCACCACCTGCGGTTGTAGTTCTGTATATGTTCCAGTATACAAAAATTGGACCGGAGCCAGTAGCTGCATTTTTAGTTTGTGCCGGATTTATTTTAAGTCATATTATTTGGAATATAGCTTGGGTTGGAAATGTATCTTTAATTTCAGTTTTGGCGAATAACCCTGAAGAACGTGGTCTTCTTGCATCAAGACGTGCAACTTACTCCGCTTTAGCTGGTGTGTTCTATTCATATATAGGTTCACCTTTGGCACAATGGCTGGGAGTTGTTACAGGTAATGAGGTATTAGGATATTCATTATTAGCAGGAATAATGGCCGCTACAATGTTAATTGGTTATTGGACAGTATTTAAAATCACTGATGGATATGAAGTAGAAGAAAATACAGCAAAAAGCTCGGCAGCTCCAAAAGCTGAAAAAGTATCCGGTGGAGTTATGTTAAAGATGGTGTTCCAGAATCCTCCGCTTCTCGTATTGTTATTAGGAGACTTCTTCAGATATATGGTTAACTTCATAATGACTGCAGCAGCAGCATATTACTTCACATACGTTGCGCAGAACATGGCTCTTCTTCCTGTATATCTCCTTATTGGAGCTATAGCGCAGGTTATAGGCTCATATGCAAGCGGACCCGTTGCAAAAGCATTATCTTCAAGGAATGCAACGGTGGTTGGACTTTTTGGTCTTGCTGCCTCATTGATTTTGTGCAAATTCGTAGCAATGAACGTAACTATGTTCTTCGTAGTAGTATCTGTTGTAAGGTTCTTCCTTGGAGTATTAACAGCAGTAATGGTTGCTCTTTACTCTGATGTTTCAGTATACGGAGAATGGAAGACCGGTAAAAATGCTACTCCGTTCATAATGGGATTAATGAACTTATCCCTTAAATCAGCTGTTATAGCAAGGGGTACAATAATTCCTATAGTATTGTCAGCGGCAGGCTTTGTTGCAGGAGCTGACCCGGCAACAGCATCATTAGAGCTTAAGAATGCCGTTATAAACGTATTCTTGTTCATACCTGGTATATTTGCTTTAATATCTGCCTTAATCTTGGCTATTGGCTACAGATTGACAAAAGAAAAGCTTGCAGGATACCAGGCAGAAATTGATAAGAGAAAAGCTCAGGCAGCTTAA
- the greA gene encoding transcription elongation factor GreA, which produces MHNYLTQEAINKLKEEIEYRKVVLRYKILEDVKEARAHGDLSENFEYKAAKRERGKNESRIRYLERMIRTATIIEDKTSIDEVGIGKTITLRFIEDDEVEEYHLVTTVEVDPLKNIISIESPLGKAIYGHKAGDEIKIQSLNGEYTVRIEKIAITEGKDI; this is translated from the coding sequence ATGCACAATTATCTTACTCAGGAAGCTATAAACAAGCTAAAGGAAGAAATAGAATATAGGAAAGTCGTATTAAGATACAAGATACTTGAGGACGTCAAAGAAGCAAGAGCCCATGGTGACTTAAGTGAAAACTTCGAATATAAGGCCGCTAAAAGGGAGAGGGGGAAAAACGAAAGCAGGATACGTTATTTGGAAAGAATGATAAGAACGGCTACTATAATAGAAGATAAGACCTCAATTGATGAAGTGGGCATAGGAAAGACCATAACCTTAAGATTTATTGAGGATGATGAAGTAGAAGAATATCATCTGGTTACAACTGTAGAGGTGGATCCTTTAAAAAATATAATCAGTATTGAATCCCCCCTTGGAAAGGCAATATATGGGCACAAGGCCGGAGATGAAATTAAGATACAATCTTTAAACGGAGAATATACTGTAAGAATTGAGAAGATCGCAATAACGGAGGGCAAAGATATTTAA
- a CDS encoding DMT family transporter, giving the protein MKAQKLKSNLFLLAAALIWGFAFVAQRLSVDYIEPFTFNSIRFILGSISLLPLIFFMRKKKNHEPDNEKGKKNPLFAGILAGSVLFIGASLQQIGLIETTAGKAAFITGLYIVIVPILGIFLKQYVRLSTWMGVLVAIAGLYLLCVMEDFTISRGDLFELFGAFFWALHIIIIDRFSGEVDSLLLSCFQFLTCAMLSGAAALLFEDITIEGIVGAGVPILYGGICSVGIAYTLQVMGQKHAEPSHAAIILSMETVFASLGGFIILNENLGARGYMGCALMLLGMLLSQMQNFTRKESIAVNS; this is encoded by the coding sequence ATGAAGGCACAGAAATTAAAATCCAATTTGTTTTTGCTGGCGGCAGCCCTCATATGGGGATTTGCGTTTGTGGCGCAGCGATTAAGCGTAGATTATATAGAACCCTTTACCTTTAACAGCATAAGGTTTATATTAGGAAGCATTTCTCTTTTGCCTCTTATTTTTTTTATGAGAAAGAAAAAAAACCATGAGCCTGACAATGAAAAGGGCAAGAAGAATCCGCTGTTTGCAGGAATCCTTGCCGGCAGCGTACTTTTTATAGGTGCATCATTGCAGCAAATAGGGCTTATTGAGACTACGGCAGGAAAGGCTGCATTTATCACCGGGCTGTACATTGTCATCGTTCCGATTTTAGGTATATTCTTAAAGCAATACGTGCGCTTGAGCACATGGATGGGTGTTTTGGTTGCTATAGCCGGACTTTACCTTTTATGCGTAATGGAGGACTTTACAATATCAAGAGGAGATCTATTCGAGCTCTTTGGAGCTTTCTTCTGGGCACTACATATAATTATAATTGACCGTTTCAGTGGGGAGGTAGATTCTCTGCTGCTCTCGTGTTTTCAGTTTCTAACTTGTGCGATGCTTAGCGGAGCTGCTGCTTTACTATTTGAAGACATAACCATTGAGGGGATAGTGGGCGCCGGAGTGCCCATTTTATATGGAGGTATTTGCTCAGTGGGAATAGCCTATACCTTACAGGTTATGGGTCAAAAGCATGCCGAGCCATCCCATGCGGCCATAATACTCAGCATGGAAACGGTTTTTGCAAGTCTTGGAGGGTTTATAATACTAAATGAAAATTTAGGCGCGAGGGGCTATATGGGATGCGCATTAATGCTTTTAGGTATGCTTTTGTCCCAGATGCAGAATTTCACCAGGAAGGAATCTATTGCTGTTAACTCTTAG
- the serC gene encoding 3-phosphoserine/phosphohydroxythreonine transaminase: MKRVYNFSAGPSMLPEWVLNRASEEMLDYKGSGMSVMEMSHRSKAFASIIENAETSLRKLMNIPESYSVLFLQGGASTQFAMVPMNFMCKYKSADYINTGSWSKKAMTEAKLFGNVNVIASSEDKKFSYIPENYTISKDIDYVHITGNNTIEGTRFTTLPDTGDVPLVADYSSSILSEEIDVTKFGLIYAGAQKNMGPAGLTVVIIRNDLLGKHFENTPSMLRYDVQAKGKSLYNTPPCYSIYIAGLVFEWLLQLGGVKAMEKINMEKAEILYSALEESKLFTSPVNKKDRSLMNIPFMAPTDELNKKFISEAEVMGLTTLGGHASVGGLRASIYNAMPIDGVKKLAEFIRKFEKENI; this comes from the coding sequence ATGAAGAGAGTATATAATTTTTCTGCCGGTCCCTCCATGCTTCCTGAATGGGTACTTAATAGAGCATCTGAAGAAATGCTTGATTATAAAGGAAGCGGAATGTCTGTTATGGAAATGAGTCACAGGTCAAAAGCATTTGCTTCCATCATTGAGAATGCTGAAACAAGCCTTCGCAAGCTTATGAATATACCTGAAAGTTATTCAGTGCTTTTTTTACAGGGCGGTGCCTCTACTCAGTTTGCCATGGTTCCTATGAATTTTATGTGTAAATATAAAAGCGCTGATTATATAAATACCGGCTCCTGGTCTAAAAAAGCCATGACTGAAGCCAAATTATTCGGTAATGTCAATGTTATTGCCTCTTCCGAAGATAAGAAGTTCTCATATATTCCTGAAAATTATACAATATCAAAAGATATAGACTATGTGCATATCACCGGAAATAATACAATCGAAGGAACCCGTTTTACTACCCTTCCGGATACCGGCGACGTACCTCTGGTTGCCGATTACTCCAGCAGTATTTTATCTGAAGAAATTGATGTCACAAAATTCGGGCTCATATACGCAGGTGCTCAAAAGAACATGGGTCCTGCCGGCCTTACAGTGGTAATAATAAGAAATGACCTTCTAGGTAAGCATTTTGAGAACACGCCCTCCATGCTAAGATATGACGTACAGGCAAAGGGTAAATCTCTGTATAACACCCCTCCCTGTTACAGCATATATATTGCCGGCTTGGTATTTGAATGGCTGCTCCAATTAGGCGGTGTAAAAGCAATGGAGAAGATAAATATGGAGAAAGCGGAAATTTTATATAGTGCATTGGAGGAATCAAAATTATTTACCTCCCCTGTCAATAAAAAGGATAGGTCATTAATGAATATACCATTTATGGCACCTACCGATGAGTTGAACAAGAAATTTATCTCTGAAGCCGAAGTGATGGGTTTGACAACACTTGGAGGCCATGCTTCCGTAGGCGGTTTAAGAGCCAGCATTTATAATGCTATGCCTATTGATGGAGTAAAGAAGCTGGCGGAATTTATAAGGAAATTTGAAAAGGAAAATATATAG
- a CDS encoding 3-phosphoglycerate dehydrogenase family protein → MYTVKTLNNISKMGLDLLPSDKYTVSENVENPDAIIVRSANMLDMELPSNLKAIARAGAGVNNIPIDKCSEKGIIVFNTPGANANAVKELVLTALFLSSRHIYQGMNWAKTLIGKGDEVGKLVEKGKSQFEGPEIKGKRIGVIGLGAVGVMVANDALALGMDVIGYDPFISISSAWGLSCNVIRASSLDNLIATSDYISIHIPLSSKTKGMFNKDKFNIMKKGARLINLARGELVETCDVLEALDKGILSCYVTDFPCEELLKHEGVINIPHLGASTPESEENCAIMAALQVKDFLENGTVRNSINFPDCELEHSGNLRLTTVHSNIPNMIGQITTILAQNKINIANMLTHQKEELAYSIIDIDAALSADVVERIKKIEGLRMVRVLCNP, encoded by the coding sequence ATGTATACAGTTAAAACCCTTAATAATATATCAAAGATGGGACTCGATCTTTTACCATCAGATAAATATACTGTATCGGAAAACGTTGAAAATCCCGATGCAATTATAGTTAGAAGTGCCAACATGCTTGACATGGAGCTGCCTTCAAACCTTAAAGCCATAGCCCGTGCAGGAGCCGGAGTCAATAATATCCCAATCGACAAGTGCAGCGAAAAAGGAATTATAGTATTCAATACTCCCGGAGCCAATGCAAACGCCGTTAAAGAGCTTGTACTGACTGCCCTTTTTCTTTCGTCAAGGCACATATATCAGGGCATGAATTGGGCAAAGACTCTAATCGGCAAGGGGGATGAGGTAGGCAAGCTGGTTGAAAAGGGGAAATCCCAATTTGAAGGCCCGGAAATAAAAGGCAAGAGAATCGGCGTAATCGGCCTTGGGGCTGTCGGCGTAATGGTGGCAAATGACGCTTTGGCTTTAGGCATGGATGTAATAGGATATGACCCCTTTATTTCCATAAGCTCAGCCTGGGGATTATCCTGTAATGTAATAAGAGCTTCCAGTCTGGATAACCTCATTGCAACGTCGGATTATATATCAATACACATTCCCTTAAGTTCAAAAACCAAGGGCATGTTTAACAAGGATAAATTTAACATAATGAAAAAAGGTGCCCGCCTTATAAACCTTGCAAGAGGCGAATTGGTGGAAACCTGTGATGTTTTGGAGGCTTTGGATAAGGGTATTTTATCCTGCTATGTAACAGACTTCCCTTGTGAAGAGCTCTTGAAGCATGAAGGAGTCATAAACATCCCTCATCTCGGTGCTTCTACTCCCGAATCTGAGGAAAACTGCGCTATAATGGCAGCTTTACAGGTAAAAGATTTTCTAGAAAACGGCACTGTAAGAAACTCTATAAACTTCCCCGACTGTGAGCTTGAGCATTCCGGAAATTTACGCCTCACAACAGTCCACAGCAATATACCCAACATGATAGGCCAGATTACAACCATACTGGCTCAGAATAAAATAAATATAGCAAACATGCTCACTCATCAAAAAGAAGAGCTGGCATACAGCATAATAGATATCGATGCTGCTTTAAGTGCAGATGTCGTGGAAAGAATCAAAAAAATAGAAGGCTTAAGAATGGTCAGAGTTCTTTGCAATCCATAA
- a CDS encoding DedA family protein, which produces MQNWITEFMGQFGYLGIFLLIAIENIFPPIPSEIILTFGGFMTTYTKMTFSGVVLYSTAGSVGGAIVLYKIGHLYDGNKMEKIIDRYGHILKVKNDDINKASSWFRRYGNQAVFFCRMVPLIRSLISIPAGMSKMKFTPFLLFTVAGSLIWNILLVGAGALLGENWHKIVEFMDIYSNITYFLLGAAGIIIIALWAYRRRRIKLRKEQE; this is translated from the coding sequence ATGCAAAATTGGATAACGGAATTTATGGGGCAGTTTGGATATCTAGGCATCTTTCTTTTGATTGCAATAGAAAATATTTTTCCTCCCATACCTTCGGAGATAATACTTACCTTCGGCGGATTTATGACTACATATACGAAAATGACGTTTTCAGGAGTAGTCCTATATTCGACGGCGGGTTCAGTAGGCGGTGCCATAGTGCTGTATAAAATAGGCCATTTGTATGACGGAAATAAAATGGAAAAAATAATAGACCGCTATGGACATATACTTAAGGTAAAAAATGATGATATCAACAAAGCCTCTTCCTGGTTCAGAAGATATGGCAACCAGGCAGTTTTTTTCTGCAGGATGGTTCCTTTAATCAGAAGCTTAATATCCATTCCTGCCGGTATGTCAAAAATGAAATTTACACCTTTTTTGTTATTTACCGTGGCAGGAAGCTTGATCTGGAATATATTACTGGTAGGCGCCGGCGCACTGTTAGGAGAAAACTGGCATAAAATTGTTGAGTTCATGGACATTTATTCAAATATTACATATTTTTTATTGGGAGCCGCAGGCATCATTATTATAGCTTTATGGGCATATAGAAGGAGAAGGATTAAGCTTAGAAAAGAACAGGAGTAA